One segment of Synchiropus splendidus isolate RoL2022-P1 chromosome 4, RoL_Sspl_1.0, whole genome shotgun sequence DNA contains the following:
- the zgc:113263 gene encoding uncharacterized protein zgc:113263 isoform X4, whose product MEVNGAPGRGSSRAHDLPVHYLRLLATPVQLLSAAMWHTVQGGLVDRFGVLEEFVSMTTELVPELMNYSQRSQLILGLRARLVLEMCRGDDPVDFEVIQPHLDRMKAPASGTKDHQLTVDQVEESEVNFVELVHSILDDPAEKKFFFEEVFPMYFGSKFDAALEMLMWEFISRLDELLPLPDFTQLAALLGDAPAFLDDCLTSFFPPEDMKAVLQHHRQLGHFQEKDPRLLPMDNCILTSMSLSPAARRAGTSAPPISAHKDPPDHIIISESSRLRPGSLKADETIDLTLGSAVPDSDDESCIIRGWVQRKRKLSQGEDLPPKLMKSHLDEQYSAVSPLISIWGDYTAEGPAPHSLLRTATDDSQEDSGLAQIDSKVPWSDEETMTLLDIWGQDSTQRALKRCLKNRHIFAQIAQKMAEHGYARSTEQCQTRIKRLKKCFRRNVRGNSGNEYKFYEQLQRVLGSSRPPDHLEVSYDVDEIVEEEESRDADEELQFVGQATALETVSGVRVPWTDLETLTLINTWGDDRMNKRSGAPRTGNIFAIISSKMASQGFSRTPEQCQTRLKRLRSKFRQCYENNIRGRRQVHCRFYNQLGRVLVKDFEPDPSLSDDPEPEDSQPEPGPSSGASSSAQDERRKVPWSDRETVILLEVWGDAQEKQSSGRTSSNVLLFTEIADKLAESGFSRTAEQCQTRVKRLKSTYWQCRDSPSNGKIDFRFYELMEQILDKQPSTSAAASSAVTDSIEISEESADEEDSNAAESAVSAEKTPQNSWTDEETLGLISVWGDPEIQEAFAAPVANRLVHANIAERMKELGYSRTGEQCRWKMKALRNNYRNSYERKLSGKVVDYRFYDLLEKILGPRVENEEGDDALEQIPGALSSVCADPANLPWTEVETMTLVQVWAADDVQLSLKMSVRNGHVYADIADKMAALGYTRTAEQCQNRIKRLKKTYRRHCNSRRNGARAAFQYFHLMDPVLNGSSAEDVSTSWSLPAEKENKVSTSQPTPDSAKKTPWSEQETRTLLQVWGDDGVQLTLRGCQKNRHVFNYISDRMSDSGYSRTPDQCYTRIKRLKHGFLHEKEEFKFFVEMEEIFSRDLSVDESVAEEPDEVPAEQESEAVPAEVQWTSDTTKHPWGDPETRVLLEIWGSEDMQESLRSCTKNKHVFVLISEAMVGRGYPRTPEQCQTRIKRLRANFRHFLDGRKGENECKFFQQLSHIFGDKYGSLDTSPDDPDDQEEPVDCVS is encoded by the exons ATGGAAGTGAACGGCGCGCCCGGACGTGGCAGCAGTCGAG ccCATGACCTCCCCGTCCACTACCTCCGCCTCCTGGCCACACCTGTCCAGCTGCTGTCGGCCGCCATGTGGCACACTGTCCAGGGTGGATTGGTGGACCGCTTTGGGGTTCTGGAAGAgtttgtttccatgacaacggAACTGGTACCAGAACTGATGAACTACAGCCAGAGGAGTCAGCTGATCCTGGGCCTGCGAGCCAGG CTGGTTCTGGAGATGTGTCGAGGTGATGATCCGGTGGACTTTGAGGTCATCCAACCCCACCTTGATCGGATGAAAGCTCCTGCGAGTGGCACCAAAGACCACCAG TTGACCGtggaccaggtggaggagtcGGAGGTCAACTTTGTGGAGCTGGTCCACTCAATACTGGACGACCCAGCAGAGAAGAAGTTCTTCTTTGAG GAAGTGTTCCCGATGTACTTTGGGTCCAAGTTTGATGCTGCTCTGGAAATGCTGATGTGGGAGTTCATCTCCCGACTGGACGAGCTGTTGCCTCTCCCTGACTTCACTCAG CTGGCCGCCCTGCTGGGTGACGCTCCAGCCTTTCTGGATGACTGTCTCACGTCCTTCTTCCCTCCAGAGGACATGAAGGCAGTCCTCCAGCACCACCGACAGCTGGGACACTTCCAGGAGAAAG ATCCTCGTCTGCTGCCTATGGACAACTGCATTCTCACCTCCATGTCTCTTTCACCTGCTGCCCGACGAGCTGGGACCTCTGCCCCTCCCATCTCTGCCCACAAAGACCCCCCAGACCACATTATTATCTCAGAGAGCAGCCGCCTCCGTCCTGGCAGTCTGAAGGCCGATGAAACTATTGACCTGACACTGGGCAGCGCAGTGCCAGACAGTGATGACGAGAGCTGCATCATCCGAGGGTGGgtccagaggaagaggaagctgagCCAAGGGGAGGACCTCCCCCCTAAACTCAT GAAGTCTCACTTGGATGAGCAGTACTCTGCCgtttctcctctcatctccaTCTGGGGTGACTACACTGCGGAGGGCCCAGCTCCTCACAGCCTCCTCCGCACAGCCACTGACGACTCTCAGGAAGATTCTGGCCTGGCCCAGATCGACTCCAAGGTTCCGTGGTCGGACGAGGAGACGATGACCCTGCTGGACATCTGGGGCCAAGACTCGACCCAACGGGCTCTGAAGCGCTGCCTCAAGAACCGACACATCTTCGCGCAGATCGCCCAGAAGATGGCCGAGCATGGTTACGCAAGGTCCACCGAACAGTGCCAGACCCGGATTAAGAGGCTGAAGAAGTGTTTTCGTAGGAATGTCAG AGGGAACTCTGGGAATGAATACAAATTCTACGAGCAGCTGCAGCGAGTTCTGGGGTCCTCACGGCCGCCTGACCATCTTGAGGTCTCTTACGACGTCGACGAGattgtggaggaggaagagtctcGTGATGCCGATGAGGAGCTGCAGTTTGTGGGACAAGCGACCGCCCTAGAGACAG TTTCAGGTGTTCGTGTTCCCTGGACCGACCTGGAGACCCTCACCCTGATCAACACATGGGGAGACGACCGGATGAATAAGAGGAGTGGAGCACCGCGCACTGGCAACATCTTTGCCATCATCTCCAGCAAAATGGCCTCCCAAGGGTTTTCTAGAACCCCAGAACAATGCCAGACCCGCCTGAAACGGCTCAGGTCAAAGTTCCGTCAGTGCTATGAGAACAA CATCAGAGGGCGCCGACAGGTCCACTGCAGATTCTACAACCAGCTGGGTCGAGTTCTGGTCAAAGACTTCGAGCCAGATCCGTCCCTGAGTGATGACCCAGAACCCGAAGACTCCCAGCCAGAACCA GGTCCCTCATCAGGTGCCTCCAGCAGTGCCCAGGATGAGCGCAGGAAGGTTCCGTGGTCAGACAGGGAGACGGTGATCCTCTTGGAGGTCTGGGGTGATGCACAG GAAAAGCAGAGCTCGGGTCGAACGTCGAGCAATGTCTTGCTCTTCACTGAGATTGCAGACAAGCTGGCGGAGAGCGGATTCAGTCGCACCGCGGAACAGTGTCAGACCCGTGTGAAGCGCCTTAAGTCCACATACTGGCAGTGCCGGGACAGTCCCAG TAACGGGAAGATAGACTTCCGCTTCTACGAACTGATGGAGCAGATTCTGGACAAACAACCGTCTACGTCCGCCGCTGCCTCCTCTGCTGTGACGGACTCCATTGAGATCTCTGAAGAGTCTGCCGACGAGGAAGATTCCAACGCGGCAG AATCAGCCGTGTCGGCGGAAAAGACACCTCAGAACTCATGGACTGACGAGGAAACCTTGGGGCTCATCAGTGTTTGGGGTGACCCCGAAATTCAGGAGGCGTTTGCGGCGCCGGTCGCTAACAGGCTGGTCCACGCAAACATCGCAGAGAGAATGAAGGAACTCGGCTACTCCAGAACTGGAGAGCAATGTCGCTGGAAGATGAAGGCTCTCCGGAACAACTACCGTAACAGCTACGAGAGGAAATT GAGCGGGAAGGTGGTGGACTACCGCTTCTACGACCTGCTGGAGAAGATTCTGGGTCCTCGAGTGGAGAACGAGGAGGGAGACGATGCACTCGAGCAGATTCCAG GTGCCCTGTCTTCAGTCTGTGCTGACCCGGCCAATCTGCCGTGGACGGAGGTGGAGACGATGACTTTGGTGCAGGTGTGGGCCGCTGATGACGTCCAGCTCAGCCTGAAGATGAGTGTCCGCAATGGTCACGTTTATGCCGACATTGCAGACAAGATGGCTGCCTTAGGCTACACAAGGACGGCAGAACAGTGCCAGAATCGAATAAAGAGGCTGAAGAAGACGTACAGGCGGCACTGCAACAGTCGGAG GAACGGTGCGCGGGCTGCGTTCCAGTACTTCCACCTGATGGATCCGGTCTTGAACGGATCTTCCGCTGAAGATGTCTCTACCTCGTGGAGTCTTCCTGCTGAGAAGGAAAACAAGGTGTCGACCAGCCAGCCGACCCCTGATTCAGCCAAGAAAACGCCGTGGTCTGAGCAGGAGACGCGAACGCTGCTGCAGGTGTGGGGGGATGACGGCGTCCAGCTGACCCTGAGAGGCTGCCAGAAGAACCGTCACGTCTTCAACTACATCTCTGACCGAATGAGCGACAGTGGCTACAGCCGGACGCCGGACCAGTGCTACACTCGGATCAAACGCCTCAAACACGGATTCCTGCACGAGAA GGAGGAGTTCAAGTTCTTTGTGGAGATGGAAGAAATCTTCAGTCGAGACCTGAGTGTGGACGAGTCGGTGGCAGAAGAACCAGACGAAGTGCCCGCAGAGCAGGAGAGTGAAGCAG TGCCTGCTGAAGTCCAGTGGACGTCAGACACCACCAAACACCCTTGGGGCGACCCGGAGACCCGGGTGCTTCTGGAGATCTGGGGCAGCGAGGACATGCAGGAGAGCCTGCGCAGTTGCACCAAAAACAAGCACGTCTTCGTCTTGATCTCCGAGGCCATGGTGGGCCGCGGCTACCCGAGGACACCCGAGCAGTGCCAGACGCGTATCAAGAGGCTGCGCGCCAACTTCAGGCACTTCCTGGATGGCAGGAA agGAGAGAACGAGTGCAAGTTCTTCCAGCAGCTCTCCCACATCTTTGGAGACAAGTACGGGAGCCTGGACACGTCGCCTGATGACCCTGACGACCAGGAGGAGCCTGttg ATTGCGTGTCTTGA
- the zgc:113263 gene encoding uncharacterized protein zgc:113263 isoform X6 → MWHTVQGGLVDRFGVLEEFVSMTTELVPELMNYSQRSQLILGLRARLVLEMCRGDDPVDFEVIQPHLDRMKAPASGTKDHQLTVDQVEESEVNFVELVHSILDDPAEKKFFFEEVFPMYFGSKFDAALEMLMWEFISRLDELLPLPDFTQLAALLGDAPAFLDDCLTSFFPPEDMKAVLQHHRQLGHFQEKDPRLLPMDNCILTSMSLSPAARRAGTSAPPISAHKDPPDHIIISESSRLRPGSLKADETIDLTLGSAVPDSDDESCIIRGWVQRKRKLSQGEDLPPKLMKSHLDEQYSAVSPLISIWGDYTAEGPAPHSLLRTATDDSQEDSGLAQIDSKVPWSDEETMTLLDIWGQDSTQRALKRCLKNRHIFAQIAQKMAEHGYARSTEQCQTRIKRLKKCFRRNVRGNSGNEYKFYEQLQRVLGSSRPPDHLEVSYDVDEIVEEEESRDADEELQFVGQATALETVSGVRVPWTDLETLTLINTWGDDRMNKRSGAPRTGNIFAIISSKMASQGFSRTPEQCQTRLKRLRSKFRQCYENNIRGRRQVHCRFYNQLGRVLVKDFEPDPSLSDDPEPEDSQPEPGPSSGASSSAQDERRKVPWSDRETVILLEVWGDAQEKQSSGRTSSNVLLFTEIADKLAESGFSRTAEQCQTRVKRLKSTYWQCRDSPSNGKIDFRFYELMEQILDKQPSTSAAASSAVTDSIEISEESADEEDSNAAESAVSAEKTPQNSWTDEETLGLISVWGDPEIQEAFAAPVANRLVHANIAERMKELGYSRTGEQCRWKMKALRNNYRNSYERKLSGKVVDYRFYDLLEKILGPRVENEEGDDALEQIPGALSSVCADPANLPWTEVETMTLVQVWAADDVQLSLKMSVRNGHVYADIADKMAALGYTRTAEQCQNRIKRLKKTYRRHCNSRRNGARAAFQYFHLMDPVLNGSSAEDVSTSWSLPAEKENKVSTSQPTPDSAKKTPWSEQETRTLLQVWGDDGVQLTLRGCQKNRHVFNYISDRMSDSGYSRTPDQCYTRIKRLKHGFLHEKEEFKFFVEMEEIFSRDLSVDESVAEEPDEVPAEQESEAVPAEVQWTSDTTKHPWGDPETRVLLEIWGSEDMQESLRSCTKNKHVFVLISEAMVGRGYPRTPEQCQTRIKRLRANFRHFLDGRKGENECKFFQQLSHIFGDKYGSLDTSPDDPDDQEEPVDCVS, encoded by the exons ATGTGGCACACTGTCCAGGGTGGATTGGTGGACCGCTTTGGGGTTCTGGAAGAgtttgtttccatgacaacggAACTGGTACCAGAACTGATGAACTACAGCCAGAGGAGTCAGCTGATCCTGGGCCTGCGAGCCAGG CTGGTTCTGGAGATGTGTCGAGGTGATGATCCGGTGGACTTTGAGGTCATCCAACCCCACCTTGATCGGATGAAAGCTCCTGCGAGTGGCACCAAAGACCACCAG TTGACCGtggaccaggtggaggagtcGGAGGTCAACTTTGTGGAGCTGGTCCACTCAATACTGGACGACCCAGCAGAGAAGAAGTTCTTCTTTGAG GAAGTGTTCCCGATGTACTTTGGGTCCAAGTTTGATGCTGCTCTGGAAATGCTGATGTGGGAGTTCATCTCCCGACTGGACGAGCTGTTGCCTCTCCCTGACTTCACTCAG CTGGCCGCCCTGCTGGGTGACGCTCCAGCCTTTCTGGATGACTGTCTCACGTCCTTCTTCCCTCCAGAGGACATGAAGGCAGTCCTCCAGCACCACCGACAGCTGGGACACTTCCAGGAGAAAG ATCCTCGTCTGCTGCCTATGGACAACTGCATTCTCACCTCCATGTCTCTTTCACCTGCTGCCCGACGAGCTGGGACCTCTGCCCCTCCCATCTCTGCCCACAAAGACCCCCCAGACCACATTATTATCTCAGAGAGCAGCCGCCTCCGTCCTGGCAGTCTGAAGGCCGATGAAACTATTGACCTGACACTGGGCAGCGCAGTGCCAGACAGTGATGACGAGAGCTGCATCATCCGAGGGTGGgtccagaggaagaggaagctgagCCAAGGGGAGGACCTCCCCCCTAAACTCAT GAAGTCTCACTTGGATGAGCAGTACTCTGCCgtttctcctctcatctccaTCTGGGGTGACTACACTGCGGAGGGCCCAGCTCCTCACAGCCTCCTCCGCACAGCCACTGACGACTCTCAGGAAGATTCTGGCCTGGCCCAGATCGACTCCAAGGTTCCGTGGTCGGACGAGGAGACGATGACCCTGCTGGACATCTGGGGCCAAGACTCGACCCAACGGGCTCTGAAGCGCTGCCTCAAGAACCGACACATCTTCGCGCAGATCGCCCAGAAGATGGCCGAGCATGGTTACGCAAGGTCCACCGAACAGTGCCAGACCCGGATTAAGAGGCTGAAGAAGTGTTTTCGTAGGAATGTCAG AGGGAACTCTGGGAATGAATACAAATTCTACGAGCAGCTGCAGCGAGTTCTGGGGTCCTCACGGCCGCCTGACCATCTTGAGGTCTCTTACGACGTCGACGAGattgtggaggaggaagagtctcGTGATGCCGATGAGGAGCTGCAGTTTGTGGGACAAGCGACCGCCCTAGAGACAG TTTCAGGTGTTCGTGTTCCCTGGACCGACCTGGAGACCCTCACCCTGATCAACACATGGGGAGACGACCGGATGAATAAGAGGAGTGGAGCACCGCGCACTGGCAACATCTTTGCCATCATCTCCAGCAAAATGGCCTCCCAAGGGTTTTCTAGAACCCCAGAACAATGCCAGACCCGCCTGAAACGGCTCAGGTCAAAGTTCCGTCAGTGCTATGAGAACAA CATCAGAGGGCGCCGACAGGTCCACTGCAGATTCTACAACCAGCTGGGTCGAGTTCTGGTCAAAGACTTCGAGCCAGATCCGTCCCTGAGTGATGACCCAGAACCCGAAGACTCCCAGCCAGAACCA GGTCCCTCATCAGGTGCCTCCAGCAGTGCCCAGGATGAGCGCAGGAAGGTTCCGTGGTCAGACAGGGAGACGGTGATCCTCTTGGAGGTCTGGGGTGATGCACAG GAAAAGCAGAGCTCGGGTCGAACGTCGAGCAATGTCTTGCTCTTCACTGAGATTGCAGACAAGCTGGCGGAGAGCGGATTCAGTCGCACCGCGGAACAGTGTCAGACCCGTGTGAAGCGCCTTAAGTCCACATACTGGCAGTGCCGGGACAGTCCCAG TAACGGGAAGATAGACTTCCGCTTCTACGAACTGATGGAGCAGATTCTGGACAAACAACCGTCTACGTCCGCCGCTGCCTCCTCTGCTGTGACGGACTCCATTGAGATCTCTGAAGAGTCTGCCGACGAGGAAGATTCCAACGCGGCAG AATCAGCCGTGTCGGCGGAAAAGACACCTCAGAACTCATGGACTGACGAGGAAACCTTGGGGCTCATCAGTGTTTGGGGTGACCCCGAAATTCAGGAGGCGTTTGCGGCGCCGGTCGCTAACAGGCTGGTCCACGCAAACATCGCAGAGAGAATGAAGGAACTCGGCTACTCCAGAACTGGAGAGCAATGTCGCTGGAAGATGAAGGCTCTCCGGAACAACTACCGTAACAGCTACGAGAGGAAATT GAGCGGGAAGGTGGTGGACTACCGCTTCTACGACCTGCTGGAGAAGATTCTGGGTCCTCGAGTGGAGAACGAGGAGGGAGACGATGCACTCGAGCAGATTCCAG GTGCCCTGTCTTCAGTCTGTGCTGACCCGGCCAATCTGCCGTGGACGGAGGTGGAGACGATGACTTTGGTGCAGGTGTGGGCCGCTGATGACGTCCAGCTCAGCCTGAAGATGAGTGTCCGCAATGGTCACGTTTATGCCGACATTGCAGACAAGATGGCTGCCTTAGGCTACACAAGGACGGCAGAACAGTGCCAGAATCGAATAAAGAGGCTGAAGAAGACGTACAGGCGGCACTGCAACAGTCGGAG GAACGGTGCGCGGGCTGCGTTCCAGTACTTCCACCTGATGGATCCGGTCTTGAACGGATCTTCCGCTGAAGATGTCTCTACCTCGTGGAGTCTTCCTGCTGAGAAGGAAAACAAGGTGTCGACCAGCCAGCCGACCCCTGATTCAGCCAAGAAAACGCCGTGGTCTGAGCAGGAGACGCGAACGCTGCTGCAGGTGTGGGGGGATGACGGCGTCCAGCTGACCCTGAGAGGCTGCCAGAAGAACCGTCACGTCTTCAACTACATCTCTGACCGAATGAGCGACAGTGGCTACAGCCGGACGCCGGACCAGTGCTACACTCGGATCAAACGCCTCAAACACGGATTCCTGCACGAGAA GGAGGAGTTCAAGTTCTTTGTGGAGATGGAAGAAATCTTCAGTCGAGACCTGAGTGTGGACGAGTCGGTGGCAGAAGAACCAGACGAAGTGCCCGCAGAGCAGGAGAGTGAAGCAG TGCCTGCTGAAGTCCAGTGGACGTCAGACACCACCAAACACCCTTGGGGCGACCCGGAGACCCGGGTGCTTCTGGAGATCTGGGGCAGCGAGGACATGCAGGAGAGCCTGCGCAGTTGCACCAAAAACAAGCACGTCTTCGTCTTGATCTCCGAGGCCATGGTGGGCCGCGGCTACCCGAGGACACCCGAGCAGTGCCAGACGCGTATCAAGAGGCTGCGCGCCAACTTCAGGCACTTCCTGGATGGCAGGAA agGAGAGAACGAGTGCAAGTTCTTCCAGCAGCTCTCCCACATCTTTGGAGACAAGTACGGGAGCCTGGACACGTCGCCTGATGACCCTGACGACCAGGAGGAGCCTGttg ATTGCGTGTCTTGA